AGGCCGACCCGGCGCGCATCGAGCCCTGGGCGCTGGAATTGTCGCGCGCGCTGGCCGACGGCCTGCGCGGCCTGGGCCTGGACGTGGTGTCGCCGGCCGACGCGTCCATGCGCAGCACCACCACGGCGCTGCGCCTGCCCGATCCGGCGGCCGCGCTGGCCCATCTGGCCGAGGCCGGGGTGGTGGCCAGCATTGTGGAGTATGGTTACGTGCGCCTGTCATTGGGCGCCTATAACAACCACGAGGATGTGGACCGCATCCTGCGCGCCGCGCGCGGATGGGTCTAGTGTGCTGTCCCGTAGATACGCCCGCACGAAATCCACCCCTAGCCGCCATGGCGTCGTTGCAAATCCTCGTGATACCTACGGGTATCACTGCGGTTTGCGCCTAGCCCTGACGCCTATGGATGAATTTCGTCATGCGGACGTACCTACGGGACAGCACACTAGGAAAACCTTTCGCATCAACGCAATCGTTCCGAGGAGAAGCAGATGAGCGACAGCAAGAAACCCAATTGGCGTCTGGAAACCGTGGCCGTGCATGGCGGCTACCGGCCCGACCCCACCACCCGCGCGGTGGCGGTGCCGATCTACCAGACCGTGGCCTACGCGTTCGACGACACGCAGCACGGCGCCGACCTGTTCGACCTGAAGGTCGCGGGCAATATCTACACCCGCATCATGAACCCGACCACCGACGTGCTGGAACAGCGCGTCGCGGCGCTGGAAGGCGGCATCGCCGCGCTGGCGCTGGCCTCGGGCCAGGCCGCCGTGACCTACGCGATCCTGACCATCGCCGAGGCGGGCGACAACATCGTCTCGTCCAGCACGCTGTATGGCGGCACCTACAACCTGTTCGCCCACACGCTGCCGCAGTACGGCATCACCACGCGCTTCGCGGATCCGCGCGATATCGGCTCGTTCGAGAAGCAGATCAACGAACGCACCAAGGCGATCTTCGCCGAGTCCGTCGGCAACCCGCTGGGCAACATCACCGACATCGCCGCGCTGGCCGAGCTGGCGCACCGCCACGGCCTGCCGCTGATCGTCGACAACACCGTGCCCTCGCCGTACCTGCTGCGTCCGATCGAGCACGGCGCGGACATCGTGGTGCAGTCGCTGACCAAGTACCTGGGCGGTCATGGCACCAGCCTGGGCGGCGCCATCATCGACTCGGGCAAGTTCCCCTGGGCCGAGCACAAGGCCCGCTTCAAGCGCCTGAACGAACCCGACATCAGCTATCACGGGGTGGTCTATACCGAGGCCTTCGGCCCGGCCGCCTATATCGGCCGCGCCCGCGTGGTGCCGCTGCGCAACACCGGCGCGGCGATCTCGCCGTTCAATTCCTTCCAGATCCTGCAGGGCATCGAGACGCTGGCGCTGCGGGTGGATCGCATCGTCGAGAACGCGGTCAAGGTCGCCGGCTTCCTGCGCGAGCATCCCAAGGTCGAGTGGGTCAACTATGCCGGCCTGCCGGATCACCCCGACCATGCGTTGGTGCGGAAGTACCTGGGCGGCAAGGCGCCGGGCCTGTTCACCTTCGGCGTGAAGGGCGGCCGCGAGGCCGGCGCGCGCTTCCAGGACGCGCTGCAGCTGTTCACCCGCCTGGTCAACATCGGCGACGCCAAGTCGCTGGCCACGCACCCGGCGTCCACCACGCACCGCCAGCTCAATCCCGAAGAGCTGCAAAAGGCCGGCGTGCGCGAGGAAACCGTGCGCCTGTCGATCGGCATCGAACACATCGACGACCTGATCGCCGATCTGGACCAGGCCCTGGCGCAGGTGTGACGATGGCGATGATGCAACGCAGAACCCTGCTGAAGCTGGTGGCGGGCCTGCCCGCCGTGGCCGCCGCGCCCGCGCTGGCGGCCGGCAGGCAGGGCGCCGCCGGCAAGGACGCCGGCGGCAAGACCTATGTGCTGGCGCATGGCTCCTGGCATGGCGGCTGGTGCTGGCGGCCGGTGGCCGAGCGCCTGGCGGCGGCAGGCCACCGGGTGTACGCGCCCAGCTATACCGGCATGGGCGACCGCGCCCACCTGCTGTCCCGCAGCATCACCATCGATACCTTCGTCGAGGACCTGGTGCAGGTCATCCAGACCGAGGAGCTGAACGACGTGATCCTGGTGGGCCACAGCTTCGGCGGCATCCCGATCACGGGCGTGGCCGATCGGATCCCGGAACGGCTGGCGCACCTGGTGTACTTCGACGCGATCGTGCTGCAAAGCGGCCAGAACGCGTTCTCGGTCTATCCGCAGGCCGACGCCGACGCGCGCATCGCGGCGGCCTCCAAGGCCACCGACGGGCTGGCGGTGCCGATCCCGGATCCGATTCCCGCGGCCTGGGGTTTCAAGGAAGGCAGCGCCGACCACGCCTGGGTCAAGCGCCGCCTGACCGCGCATCCGCTGGCCAGCTACACCACGCCGCTCACGCTCAAGCATCCGATCGGCAACGGCCGGCCGCGCACCTACATCCATTGCACCCAGCCCGAGCTGGGCGTGCTGGAAGCCTCGCGCAAGCTGGTCAAGTCGCAGCCGGGCTGGAACTGGGTGGACCTGGCCGCGCCGCACGAGGCGCACATCACGCATCCGGATCAGCTCTCGGCCCTGCTGCTGGGCCTGTCCTGAGGCGGGAAGGGCCGGCCCTTCCGCTCAGACGGCGCCGGCCTGGCGCTTGCGGCAGGCCGAGGGCGCCATGCCCTCGGCGCGCTGGAAGGCGCGGCTGAAGGCCGCCTGCGACTGGTAGCCCACGCGCTCGGCGGCTTCCTGGATGCCCGCGCCTTGTTCCAGCAGCCTGCGGGCGGCGCGCATGCGCAGTGCCTGCAGCAGCTGGGCGGGCGTGGTGCCGCTGTGCAGCGTGAAACGGCGGTGGAAGGTGGCCTTGGACATGTGCAGCCGGTCGGCCATGTCCTGCAGGCTCCAGGGCAGCGCCGGCTCGGCCAGGATGGCCTGCAGCAGCCCGGCCATGGCCGGGTCGCGCGCCAGCACCAGCAGGCCGTGCGCTTGCGGATCGCGCGCCGCCAGATGGCGCAGCATGAAGAAGATGAGTAGGTCCGTCAGCCGTTCCACCACCAGCGGCGAGGCGGCCGGATCGGCGGTCTCGTCCAGGATCAGCTGGAACACGCCGCGCGCGGCGGCATAGCGCGCGTCGCTGGCGCGCAATAGCAGATAATCGGGCAGGGCGTCGGCCAGCAGGCCGTCCAGCCCGGAACGGAATTCGAAGAAGCCGCAGGCCAGGCCGGTGCCATCGGGCTGGCGCGGTTCCAGCGGCTGCATGCCCCGGGACGGGGCGGCGGGCGGGGCGCCGGCGGGCATCAGCGTGTGCGGCAGGTCGCGCAGGAAGAAGATGCCGTCGCCGGCGGCCAGCGCCAGGCTTTCGGTTCCCAGGTCCACGCGGCAATCGCCGTGCAGGATCAGGTGGAAGCTGGCGCGCGCGCGGCCGCTGGTGCTGGCGTTCCAGGCGCCGCAATACTGGCCCAGGTGATAGAGGCTGGAGCGCACGTCCAGGCTGGACAGCAGCAGCGCGTCGGCGGCGGATCGGTCGTGGGCGGGTTGGGACAAGGCGTTGTGGACCGCCGGACCATCTGATATGGTCGCGGCGCAATAGCAGTTTGAGAGGATGATGCGCCATGCGCCCGGGTTATAAGTGCATAGCTGAAAGTCGATAAGTTCGAGCATCAAGTTGCGATCAGCGGGCATTGTCGCCCGCCGCCGGGCATACGCACAATACGGTTTTGCCATCCGCACCTGGAGATCCCCATGGCCCGTCTGACCATCCATACCGCGCAAAGCGCGCCCGAAGCCGTCCGTCCCGCCCTGAGCGCCGCCGAACAGGGCGCCGGCTACCTGTCGAACCTGCTGGGCGTGCTGGCCAATGCGCCGGCGGCCCTGGAGGCCTACCAGACGCTGTCGCAGATCAACGCCCGCGCCGGGCTGACGCTGCAGGAGCGCGAAGTGGTGCAACTGGTGGCCGGCACGCGCCACGGTTGCACCTTCTGCGTGGCCGGCCATACGGCGCTGGCCCGCAACAAGGCCAAGCTCTCGCCCGAGGTGGTCGAGGCGCTGCGCGCCCAGGGCACGCTGCCCGACGCGCGGCTGCAGGCGCTGGCCGCCTTCACCGAGGCCGTCATCAACACGCGCGGCCGCGTCAGCGACGCCGAGCTGCAGGCGCTGCGCGAGGCCGGCTACACCGACGGCAACGCGCTGGAAGTGATCGTCGGCGTGGGCCTGGCCACCATCTGCAATTTCGGCAACAACCTGGCGCAGACGCCGCTCAACACGCAACTGGCCGACTACGCCTGGAGCCCCAAGCAATGACGGCGACGCAGGCGCTTACCGATACCGGCGCCCGTTCCTGGCTGCCGGCCGAGCTGCGCGACTGGCTGGACGCGCATGCCCAGGCGCTGGACGAAGGCGCCGAGGATCCCGCCTCGGTCCTGCCCAGGCTGGCCGAGGCCGGCGTGTTCCGGCTGGGCGTGCCCGCCAGCCAGGGCGGCCTGGAAGGCAGCGATGCCGGCGACGCCATCGAGGCGGTGTCGCAGCTGGCCGAGCATTCCGTGGCGGCGGCCTTCGTGGCCTGGGGCCAGCGCGTCTTCATCGAATACCTGCTGCACAGCCCGAACCAGGCGCTGGCGCGCGACTGGACCGGCCCGCTGCTGCGCGGCGAGCTGGCCGGCGCCACGGCGCTGTCCAACGCCATGAAATTCCTCAGCGGCATCGAGTCGCTGCAGATCTCGGCGCGCCAGGATGGCGACGACTGGGTGCTGGACGGCCGCATGCCCTGGGTCACCAATCTGCGCCCGGACGGCTTCCTGGTGGCGGCGGCCGTGACCGCGCCGGACGGCACGCCGGCCGTGGTGGCGCTGCCGCAGGGCATCGCCGGCCTGACGCGCAGCGCCGACCTGCGCCTGCTGGGCCTGCAATCGAGCAACACGGCGGCGCTGGAAGTGAAGGGCGTGCGCATCAGCCCGCGCTGGCTGATCCACGCCGATGCCCGCCAGTACCTGCCGCAGGCGCGGCCGGCCTTCGCCGGGCTGCAATGCGGCCTGTCCATCGGCCTGGCCCGGCGCGCGCTGCGCCAGGCCGCGACGGCGGGGCAGGGGCAGGGCGCGCGCGGCATCCTGGCCGAGCCGCTGGCGCAGTTGCAGGCCCAGGTCGAATACCTGTCGGACCAGCTCATCGCCGGCGTGCGCGAGGGCCGCTACGTGGCCGAGCCCTGGCTGCTGTTCGAGGTCCGCATCGCGCTGGCCGAGGCGGCGCAGCAGGCGGTGCAGCTGGAGCTGCAGGCCAGCGGCGGCGCGGCCTACCTGAAGCCGGCCGGCGATGGCTTCGCGCGGCGCTGGCGCGAGGCCGCCTTCCTGCCCATCGTCACGCCCAGCCTGGTGCAGCTGAAGACCGAGCTGGCCAAGCGCCGCGCCCGGCTGGCCGCCGAGGCGGCGGCATGAGCGGCGACATGAGCGGCCGCGTGCCGGTGCTGCGCGCGCGCGGTCTGACGCTGCGCTATCCGGGCGCCGACGCCGCCGTGTTCCAGGACGTGAACCTGGACCTGGCGCGCGGCGAGGTGCTGGCCGTGCTGGGCGCCAGCGGGGCCGGCAAGTCCAGCCTGCTGCGCGTGCTGGCCGGGCTGCAGGCGCCCAGCGCCGGCGCGCTCGACATGGAAGGCCAGCGGCTGGCCGGCGTGCATCCGCGCGTGGCCGTGGCGTTTCAGGATCCGGGCCTCTTGCCCTGGCTGACGCTGGAACGCAACGTGGCCTTCGGCCTGGACTTCAAGCATCAGCCGGCGCTGGATGCGCGCGAGCGCGCGCGGCGCGTGGACCTGGCCATCGAGGAAGTCGGCCTGTCGCACGCCCGCCAGCTGCGGCCGGCCCAGCTGTCCGGCGGCATGGCGCAGCGCACCGCGCTGGCGCGCTGCCTGGCCCGCCAGCCGGCGGTGCTGCTGCTGGACGAGCCGTTCGGGGCGCTGGACGAGGTCACGCGCGCCGAAATGCAGACGCTGCTGCGCAAGGTGGTGGCCGACGTCGGCGCCGCCGCGCTGCTGATCACCCACGATATCGACGAGGCGCTGCTGCTGGCCGACCGCATCGTGCTGCTGGGCGGCGCGCCCGGCGGCGTGCTGGGCGAATGGGCCGTGGACCTGCCGCAGCCGCGCGCCGACCTGCTGCCCGAAATGGGCGCGCTGCGCCTGGAAATCCTGTCCCGCCTGCGCGGCGCGCTGCGGGCCGGACGCGCGGCGTCCGAACCGGCGGTACCTGTTTGACCCCTCATCAGAGCAAGACACAAGGAGCCTAGGAATGTGCCTGGAACACATGTCGCGTCGCGACTGGTTGAAACTGACGGCGCTGCTGAGCGCGGGCGGGGCGGCGTCGTTGCTGTCCGCCTTCAATGCGCGCGCCCAGGCCGAGCCCGACGCGCCGGTGCGCATCGGCTATCTGCCGATCACCGACGCCGCGCCGCTGCTGGTGGCGCACAACAACGGCCTGTTCGACAAGGCCGGCGTCAAGGCCGAGAAGCCCACGCTGCTGCGCAGCTGGGCGCAGGTGATCGAGGCCTTCATCTCGGGACAGGTCAACGTGGTGCACCTGCTGTCGCCCATGACCGTCTGGGCGCGCTTCGGCAGTCAGGTGCCGGCCAAGGTGGTGGCCTGGAACCACGTCGGCGGCTCGGGCCTGACGGTGACGCCGGAGATCAACAGCGTCAAGGACCTGGGCGGCAAGACCGTGGCGATCCCGTTCTGGTATTCCATCCATAACGTGGTGCTGCAAGACCTGCTGCGCGAGAACGGCCTGACGCCGGTGTCGCGCAAGGACGGCGCGCCGGCGGCGGGCGAGGTCAACCTGATCGTGATGGCGCCGGCCGACATGCCGCCGGCGCTGGCGCAGAAGCGCATCGCCGGCTACATCGTGGCCGAGCCCTTCAATGCGGCGGCCGAGACGCTGGGCGTGGGCAGGGTGCTGCGCTTCACCGGCGACGTCTGGCGCAACCACGCCTGCTGCGTGGTGTTCATGCACGAGCGCGACCTGGAGCAGCGGCCGCAGTGGTCGCAGAAAGTGGTGGACGCCATCGTCCAGGCCCAGCTCTGGATCCGCGACAACCGCGAGGAAACCGCCAGGCTGCTGTCCAAGGAAGGCATCAACCGCTACACGCCGCACGGCCTGCCGGCCCTGAGCAAGGTGCTGGCGCCGCCGCCCGAGGACCGCGAGCGCTACCTGGCCAGCGGCGCGATCCGCCATGGCGACTGGGACGAGCGACGCATCGACTTCCAGCCCTATCCCTTCCCGAGCTACACCGAGGAACTGGTGCGGCGGCTGCGCGACACGCTGATCGAGGCCGACCGGGGCTTCCTGGCGACGCTGGATCCGGCGCGCGCGGCGGCCGAGCTGGTCGACGACCGCTACGTCAGGCGCGCCATCGAGGCCGCCGGCGGATTGGGGCGCTTCGGCTTTCCCGAGAGCTACGTCCGCAGCGAGCAGGTGCAGGCGTGAGCGGGACGCCGTCCACGGCGGCGGGCGCGGCCCCGGCCGCCTCGGGGTCGGGTGCCGTGGCGCCTGCCGCGCGCGCCCGTGCCAGCACTCGGCCGCCGGGACTGGCGAGCCGCGCCGGCCTGGGCGTGCTGGGGCTGGCGGTCGTGGCGCTGGCCTGGTGGCTGTGCACCGCCGTGCTGCCGGCCGAAGGCGCGATGGCGCGGCGTTTCGCGCCCGGCCCGACCTTGAGCGCGCTGGCCATGCTGCTGACGGGCCCGGACCTGCCCGCCCATATCCTGGTCAGCCTGCGCCGCATCGCGGTGGGCCTGGGGCTGGCGCTGGCCGTGGGCGTGCCGCTGGGGCTGGCCATCGGCAGCTTCCGGCGGCTGGAGGCGGCGCTGTCGCCCGCCATGCAGTTCCTGCGCATGATCTCGCCGCTGTCCTGGATGCCGATCGCCGTGATGGCCTTCGGCGTGGGCGATGATCCGGTGTACTTCCTGCTGGCCTTCGCCGCCGTCTGGCCCATCGTGCTCAACACCGCCGCCGGCGTGCATCACCTGGATCCGCGCTGGCTGCTGCTGGCGCAGAGCGTGGCCGCGACCCGCTGGGAAACGCTGCGCCACGTGATCCTGCCGGGCGTGCTGGGCCATATCCTGACCGGCCTGCGGCTGGCCATCGGCATCCTGTGGATCGTGCTGGTGCCCTGCGAGATGCTGGGCGTGTCGGCCGGCATGGGCTATTTCATCCTGGATACGCGCGACCGGCTGGCCTATCCCGAGTTGATGGCGATGGTGCTGTTGATCGGCCTGCTGGGCTTCCTGCTGGACGCGGCGGCGCGGGCGCTGTATCGGCGCTGGAGCCGTTAGGGGCAGGCCGCGACGGGGCGCGTTTCGCGATTCGGGCCATAGCCTGTACGCTATGGCCCCACCCCGCGCGGCGCCCCGGCGGCGCATTCCCATTTCAGGCATGAACCCATGACCATCAGCACGCTTGTCCAGCTCATCGGCCACACCTCGGCAAGCGCCGCGTTGCAGGATTGCATGCTGGGCCTGGGCATGAAGAAGATGCCCAAGGGCGACTCGACCACCCGGGTGCGCACCCAGGACAAGCTGGTGTCGCTGGAATTCGATCCCACCGAGTCCTACATGGGCAGGAATGTCCGGGAGCCCGTGGGCGACGGAGGGTTCACGCTGGAGTCCTTCGACGTGCACCAGGGATACCTGGGGGAGCTGCCCTTCGGCCTGTCGCTGGCCATGGACCGGCAGCAGGTGGACGCGGCGCTGGGTAGGGCCCTGGACGAAGACCCGAAGGCAGAGGTCCAGACCTACCGCCGGGGTGACTTCCTGATCATCGTGTTCTATGGCGGGAAGGGGCGGAAGATCGACACATTCAGGTTCACCCGGCCCAACGTCCATAGCGCCAGGAAATTCAACATCGAGCTTCAGGCTGCTGCCGCTGAAACGCCGGGCGCGGCCGCGCAGCCGCTGTCCGCCCCGGAACTGCTGTCCTTCCTGGGCGCATCGCCGGACGACGCCGCCTTTGGCGCTTGGCTGGACCAGCATGGCATCCACGACCGTCCGCATGCGGCCCCTGGCGTTGACGGCCATGGCGCCGCGTCGGACGAGACGCTGCGCGAGGCGCGCCTGAGCGAGATCGACGAGAACGAGCGGCACGGCGTCGCGTTGATCTACGAAAGCCGGGAAAGCCACGGCCGGCTGTTTTCCGCCGAAGCTGCGGGGCAGGGCTTCGTCCTCAAGCAGGCGGCCTTCTACGGCCCGGGCGTTTCCGGCCGCGCCGGATTCCAGGGCGAGCTTCCTTTCGGCTTGCGCTTCGCCGACGGACCGGCGCAGGTTCGGGAAAAGCTCTCCGCCCCGATCGCCCGCCGCGTGCTGCATGGACTGCCGGCGGAACTCTGGGTCGACAAGGACTGGCATCTGAACATCAGCTACACGGCGGACGCCGGCCGCGTCGCCATCGTGCATGTGCGCAGGCCGAATCGCTACGATCTGGAGATGATCGGCGCCGCTTCATCGGAAGCATCCCGGAACGCGCCCGACCTGGAAAAGTTGAATGCGGCCATCGGCCTGGCCGTGGATGACGCCAAACTGCAGGCGGCCCTGGCGCCGCTGGCGTGGAACCAGGACGCACGGGACGAGGCCGGGCGCGGCGATGAGGTCTTTCGCTACCTGAAGTCCCACGGCCTGAGCCTGTATTTCCGCGATGGCGCGGACGTGGGCACGACCGTTCTTGCCGGCTACCGCGTGAACCGGGCCGGCGACATGGACAGCGCGGGATACCCGGGGCCGCTGCCCTTCGGCCTGGCGTTCTCCACCCGGCTCGAGGACATCATCCCGCGCGTCGGCAGGGATCCGGACGCGCACGGCGTGGCCGAGGACACCGGCTACTTCCTGTGGAATCTTCCCGGCTTCAGGCTGCATGTGCTGTACAGCCTGATTGACTGGCAGGTGTACAGGGTGACGTGTTCCGGGTCCGTGGCGGGATAGGCGATCATTCTTCCATGTCGTTCACGGGGCGGCACTCCTGTATGGCCGCTCAATCCGGGGCAGGCTTGCGCTTCCGGAACGGAGCGGTCCTCGGCAGGAAGGACCGCTCTGTCCGGTGAGGCCGGATCAACCAGGGTTTTCGTCGTTGCGGGAATATGCCCGTTCAGGCGACGAAAGGGGAGCGCGCGCCGGCGTTTCAGTACTTGACGCTGACCCGCGCCCACACGCTGCGGCCGGGCTCATTGACCCGCGAGTGGCCGGGGAAGCCGAAGCCGGCGTCGCCGGCCAGGTTCAGGTGTTCGGCATAGGCCTTGTCGAACAGGTTGTCCACGCCCAGCGACAGCTTGACCTGCTTGCTGATGGCATAGCCCGCGTTCAGCGAGAACACGCCGAAGCCCGCGCTGGGGCCGAAGTCCTGGCCGACCACGTTGCCGCTGTTGAGCGCGTAGCGCTTCTGCGGCGCGACCAGGCGCCAGAGCGCGCCGGCGGACCAGACGCCGTCGTCGTAAGCGGCGCTGAGCTTGGCTTCCAGCGGCGGGATCTGGGGCAGGGCGCGGCCGTCGCTGCGGTTCTCGCCCCAGGCATAGGCCAGGGTGGCGCCCAGGGTCCACGACGGCGCGACCTTCCACGACGCGCCCAGCTCGCCGCCGGCGATGCGCGCGTTCACGTTCGAAGCCTGCGAGGTCGGTCCCATCATGCCGCCCGGGCGGTAGTCGAACAGGATGAAGTCCCGCACGTAGCCGGCATAGCCGGACACCCAGGCGTCGACCTTGTCGCCGCGGTACTGCATGCCCACATCCAGCTGCGTGGTCTTTTCGGGCTTGATCGCGTCGAAGGCGTTGACCGAGCCGGCCGGACCCCTGCCGGGCGAGAACAGCTCCCAATAGTCGGGGAAGCGCTGCACATGGCCCAGGCCCACATACCAGGTGGCCGGCAGGTTCTCCAGGTCCTGCTCGTAGCGCAGGAAGCCGCTGGGCAGCGTGCTGTCGCGGCGCTGGCCGGCGGTGGGATTGGGCATCATCATCATGTGGCCCGAGGTGGGACGGAAGTCCTTGGCCGAAGCCCGGTCCACGCGCGCGCCGCCGATCAGGCGGCCACGTTCGGAGGCGCGCCAGGTTAGTTCCGAGAACAGGCCGACGTTGCTGAATTCGGCGTCCTTTTCCCACGACTGGTTGCGATACGAGTTCGTGTCGGTGCCGCTGCGGCCACGGTGGCGGCTCTGCTGGAAGTCCAGACCGCCGGTCATGGACAGCGCATCGGCCAGCTTGAGCGTGGCGGCGACGCGGCCGCCCCAGGTGGCGCGGTCCACGTCGGCGGCCATGGCCATCGGCATGGGACCGTTCGGATCGGGCCGGCGCAGCGTGTAGTTGTCCATCACATGGTCGGCGTAGTTGTAGTAGAGCTGGGCCTCGATCTTTTCCAGCGTGGCGCCGAGGTTGCGCTTCTCGAAGCGCAGCCCGAAGCTCTCGCGCTTGAACTTCGAGCCGTCCATGCCCCGGCCGGCGTAACGCGCCTCGCCGTCGCCGGCGCCGGCGGTCAGCTCGAACAGCGTGTCGGCGTCCGGCGTGAAGCCCAGGGCCAGGTCGGTGTTCCACTTGTCCCAGCGCGAGGGCACGCGCAGGCCGTTGCCGTCCTTGTAGTCCTGCGAGTGCGAGTGGTTGCCGGTGACGCGCACGTAGACGCTTTCGTTGCCGGCGGTGAAGTCGGCGGTCTGGTCATTGCGGCCGAACGAGCCGCCAGTCAGGCTGCCGTCGAAGCGCACGCCGGCCTCGGTGAAGCGCGGCGTGTCGCGGTCGAAGCGCACGGTGCCGGCCGAGGCGCCGGGACCCCACAGCACGGTCTGCGGTCCCTTGATGACGGTGAGCTGGTCGAAGGTCTCGGGCGAGATATAGGAGCTGGGCGCGTCCATGCGCGCCGGGCAGGCGCCGGGCATGGCGCTGCCGTTGGTCAGGATGTTCAGGCGCGAACCGAACATGCCGCGCAGCACCGGATCGCCGTTGGTGCCGCCATTGCGGATGGCCGAGAAGCCGGGAATGGTCTTCAGGTAGTCGGTGCCGTCGCTGGCCGGCAGCGGCTGGCGCGGCGTCTTGGGATTGGTGATGAAGGTCAGCGGCGAATCGGGCGCGACGGCGGTGATGACCACCGGATCCATGTCGAAGGCGGGCGCCTGCTGGGCGCGGGCGGCGGGGAAGATGGCGGCCAGGGCCGTGGCCAGCGCCAGGGCGCGGGGAAATTCGAAACTCGGGTTCTGCATGACGGTGCGTCTCTGTCTTTGCATGTCGGACGGCCGCGCGCGTGCCGACGCCGCGCGCGCGGGTCGTGGACCGTGAATGCGGCGCAAGGCGGCGAAAGGCAGGCGGAGGGTACGGCGGCCGGAAAAGCGCGCGGGCGCGCGCGGATCGTGCGATCAGGCCAGGGACGGGACAGGCGGGGCGCGCGGCCCCAGCGGCGGGCCGGCCGCGGGCAGCGGCGGCAGGGACAGCGGCGCCGGCGGCGCGACCGAGGCCACGGCGGCGGCGGGCAAGGCCGGCAGATAGGGCAGCGGCGGCAGGTCCAGGGTCTGGTGCGCCACCATCCAGAACGGGCATTCCTGGGCGGCGTCATCGGCCTGGCCGGCGTGTCCGCCGTCGCGCGGATCGGACATCGCGGACATGTCGGACATGGCCGGGGATGGCGCGCGCGC
The Achromobacter sp. AONIH1 DNA segment above includes these coding regions:
- a CDS encoding O-acetylhomoserine aminocarboxypropyltransferase/cysteine synthase family protein yields the protein MSDSKKPNWRLETVAVHGGYRPDPTTRAVAVPIYQTVAYAFDDTQHGADLFDLKVAGNIYTRIMNPTTDVLEQRVAALEGGIAALALASGQAAVTYAILTIAEAGDNIVSSSTLYGGTYNLFAHTLPQYGITTRFADPRDIGSFEKQINERTKAIFAESVGNPLGNITDIAALAELAHRHGLPLIVDNTVPSPYLLRPIEHGADIVVQSLTKYLGGHGTSLGGAIIDSGKFPWAEHKARFKRLNEPDISYHGVVYTEAFGPAAYIGRARVVPLRNTGAAISPFNSFQILQGIETLALRVDRIVENAVKVAGFLREHPKVEWVNYAGLPDHPDHALVRKYLGGKAPGLFTFGVKGGREAGARFQDALQLFTRLVNIGDAKSLATHPASTTHRQLNPEELQKAGVREETVRLSIGIEHIDDLIADLDQALAQV
- a CDS encoding alpha/beta fold hydrolase; translated protein: MQRRTLLKLVAGLPAVAAAPALAAGRQGAAGKDAGGKTYVLAHGSWHGGWCWRPVAERLAAAGHRVYAPSYTGMGDRAHLLSRSITIDTFVEDLVQVIQTEELNDVILVGHSFGGIPITGVADRIPERLAHLVYFDAIVLQSGQNAFSVYPQADADARIAAASKATDGLAVPIPDPIPAAWGFKEGSADHAWVKRRLTAHPLASYTTPLTLKHPIGNGRPRTYIHCTQPELGVLEASRKLVKSQPGWNWVDLAAPHEAHITHPDQLSALLLGLS
- a CDS encoding acyl-CoA dehydrogenase family protein, which translates into the protein MTATQALTDTGARSWLPAELRDWLDAHAQALDEGAEDPASVLPRLAEAGVFRLGVPASQGGLEGSDAGDAIEAVSQLAEHSVAAAFVAWGQRVFIEYLLHSPNQALARDWTGPLLRGELAGATALSNAMKFLSGIESLQISARQDGDDWVLDGRMPWVTNLRPDGFLVAAAVTAPDGTPAVVALPQGIAGLTRSADLRLLGLQSSNTAALEVKGVRISPRWLIHADARQYLPQARPAFAGLQCGLSIGLARRALRQAATAGQGQGARGILAEPLAQLQAQVEYLSDQLIAGVREGRYVAEPWLLFEVRIALAEAAQQAVQLELQASGGAAYLKPAGDGFARRWREAAFLPIVTPSLVQLKTELAKRRARLAAEAAA
- a CDS encoding ABC transporter substrate-binding protein, whose translation is MCLEHMSRRDWLKLTALLSAGGAASLLSAFNARAQAEPDAPVRIGYLPITDAAPLLVAHNNGLFDKAGVKAEKPTLLRSWAQVIEAFISGQVNVVHLLSPMTVWARFGSQVPAKVVAWNHVGGSGLTVTPEINSVKDLGGKTVAIPFWYSIHNVVLQDLLRENGLTPVSRKDGAPAAGEVNLIVMAPADMPPALAQKRIAGYIVAEPFNAAAETLGVGRVLRFTGDVWRNHACCVVFMHERDLEQRPQWSQKVVDAIVQAQLWIRDNREETARLLSKEGINRYTPHGLPALSKVLAPPPEDRERYLASGAIRHGDWDERRIDFQPYPFPSYTEELVRRLRDTLIEADRGFLATLDPARAAAELVDDRYVRRAIEAAGGLGRFGFPESYVRSEQVQA
- a CDS encoding ABC transporter ATP-binding protein, which produces MSGDMSGRVPVLRARGLTLRYPGADAAVFQDVNLDLARGEVLAVLGASGAGKSSLLRVLAGLQAPSAGALDMEGQRLAGVHPRVAVAFQDPGLLPWLTLERNVAFGLDFKHQPALDARERARRVDLAIEEVGLSHARQLRPAQLSGGMAQRTALARCLARQPAVLLLDEPFGALDEVTRAEMQTLLRKVVADVGAAALLITHDIDEALLLADRIVLLGGAPGGVLGEWAVDLPQPRADLLPEMGALRLEILSRLRGALRAGRAASEPAVPV
- a CDS encoding AraC family transcriptional regulator; this translates as MSQPAHDRSAADALLLSSLDVRSSLYHLGQYCGAWNASTSGRARASFHLILHGDCRVDLGTESLALAAGDGIFFLRDLPHTLMPAGAPPAAPSRGMQPLEPRQPDGTGLACGFFEFRSGLDGLLADALPDYLLLRASDARYAAARGVFQLILDETADPAASPLVVERLTDLLIFFMLRHLAARDPQAHGLLVLARDPAMAGLLQAILAEPALPWSLQDMADRLHMSKATFHRRFTLHSGTTPAQLLQALRMRAARRLLEQGAGIQEAAERVGYQSQAAFSRAFQRAEGMAPSACRKRQAGAV
- a CDS encoding ABC transporter permease, with the translated sequence MSGTPSTAAGAAPAASGSGAVAPAARARASTRPPGLASRAGLGVLGLAVVALAWWLCTAVLPAEGAMARRFAPGPTLSALAMLLTGPDLPAHILVSLRRIAVGLGLALAVGVPLGLAIGSFRRLEAALSPAMQFLRMISPLSWMPIAVMAFGVGDDPVYFLLAFAAVWPIVLNTAAGVHHLDPRWLLLAQSVAATRWETLRHVILPGVLGHILTGLRLAIGILWIVLVPCEMLGVSAGMGYFILDTRDRLAYPELMAMVLLIGLLGFLLDAAARALYRRWSR
- a CDS encoding carboxymuconolactone decarboxylase family protein yields the protein MARLTIHTAQSAPEAVRPALSAAEQGAGYLSNLLGVLANAPAALEAYQTLSQINARAGLTLQEREVVQLVAGTRHGCTFCVAGHTALARNKAKLSPEVVEALRAQGTLPDARLQALAAFTEAVINTRGRVSDAELQALREAGYTDGNALEVIVGVGLATICNFGNNLAQTPLNTQLADYAWSPKQ